The following coding sequences lie in one Rutidosis leptorrhynchoides isolate AG116_Rl617_1_P2 chromosome 6, CSIRO_AGI_Rlap_v1, whole genome shotgun sequence genomic window:
- the LOC139851493 gene encoding uncharacterized protein produces MAEFSSKLDEEIKRLFDVMLTELEGCDDDVNLEKLLFNLPPATISSLSRPSTDVETKLIKILKVAIKTIASYKANKDDDVKKTIASYKEKKDETAEIFFNLHDFLEDRKKKIEEELFKLRKHG; encoded by the exons ATGGCGGAATTTTCAAGTAAATTGGATGAGGAAATCAAAAGATTGTTTGATGTTATGCTGACTGAATTGGAAGGTTGCGATGATGACGTTAACCTAGAAAAATTGCTCTTCAACTTACCTCCTGCTACAATTTCTTCACTTTCTCGTCCTTCAACTGACGTCGAAACCAAG CTGATAAAAATCCTAAAAGTTGCCATCAAAACTATTGCTTCCTACAAGGCAAATAAGGATGACGACGTCAAGAAAACCATTGCTTCTTACAAGGAAAAAAAGGATGAAACTGCAGAAATTTTTTTTAATCTCCACGACTTCTTGGAAGACCGGAAGAAAAAAATTGAAGAGGAGCTTTTTAAATTGCGAAAACACGGGTAG